A window of Hevea brasiliensis isolate MT/VB/25A 57/8 chromosome 14, ASM3005281v1, whole genome shotgun sequence contains these coding sequences:
- the LOC110670604 gene encoding putative disease resistance protein RGA3, which yields MGGLGKTTFAQNVYNDEKVQNHFELKLWVCVSDVFDLKVIVEKTLKSIGKEPGHFELDQLQTSLRNEISGKKYLFVLDDVWNEDLQKWMDLMALLMCGARGSRILVTTSSEKVAKITGGKLQHYSLKGLDLDKCWSLFKKIVFEGKEPESPKVKEIEEQIVKKCVGVPLAIKTIASLLYYRDSEREWLTFLENDLSKITQNENVILNTLKLSYNHLLSHLKHCFAYCPLFPKDYVIDVKKLIHLWVAQGFIEPSNSSLCVEDIELR from the coding sequence ATGGGAGGGTTGGGAAAGACCACATTCGCTCAAAATGTTTATAATGATGAAAAAGTCCAAAATCATTTTGAGCTAAAGTTATGGGTGTGTGTTTCTGATGTCTTTGATCTAAAAGTAATAGTAGAAAAGACATTAAAATCAATAGGAAAGGAACCAGGACACTTTGAGTTGGATCAATTGCAAACAAGTCTTCGTAATGAAATTAGTGGAAAGAAATATTTGTTTGTGCTGGATGATGTTTGGAATGAAGATCTTCAAAAATGGATGGACTTGATGGCACTATTGATGTGCGGTGCAAGAGGAAGTAGGATCTTAGTAACCACTTCTTCTGAAAAAGTTGCAAAAATAACCGGTGGCAAATTGCAACATTATTCTCTAAAGGGCTTAGATCTAGATAAGTGTTGGTCTTTATTTAAGAAAATAGTGTTCGAGGGGAAAGAGCCAGAAAGTCCAAAAGTGAAAGAAATCGAAGAGCAGATTGTAAAGAAATGTGTTGGAGTTCCCCTTGCAATAAAGACAATTGCAAGTCTTTTATATTATAGAGATTCAGAAAGAGAATGGTTGACTTTTTTAGAAAATGATCTTTCAAAAATAACCCAAAATGAAAATGTCATTTTAAATACACTTAAATTGAGCTATAATCATCTCTTATCACATTTGAAGCATTGTTTTGCATATTGCCCATTATTTCCCAAAGATTATGTGATTGATGTGAAAAAATTGATTCATCTTTGGGTTGCTCAAGGATTCATTGAGCCGTCAAATTCAAGTCTATGTGTTGAAGACATAGAGCTACGGTAG